A single window of Thalassomonas viridans DNA harbors:
- a CDS encoding arginase family protein produces MTALWSALQQKLQHCLCPPGNGVFTVNTAKERKEQLHQKLFGQSENIESLWQTSLTELPQSSKAVIMGIASDCGGGILRGANWGPLFLRNTLLNKYPELSAFDMGDIRVIPHLLHDKYLNEATIANCRKALYQDENSPYAVSPLSLTEDVLHDFYQTFPDKGIFGIGGDHSISYPLTKAYLQAKKAQGKRAAIIHFDAHTDLLVERLGIDLCFGSWCTHILDDLHANHHLIQVGIRSSGKPKSHWEDTFGVKQHWAHEVREFGVDKVLSNIMAQLEGENIDELYVSFDIDALDDSVASATGTPEPDGLYLEEAMKILKSLAAVYPITGGDMMEIAPFTDSSGSGAVSAEKTLAAGAEISAFLLEEIAK; encoded by the coding sequence ATGACAGCGTTATGGTCTGCATTGCAACAGAAACTTCAACATTGCCTATGTCCTCCGGGAAATGGTGTTTTTACCGTAAATACAGCAAAAGAACGCAAGGAACAACTGCACCAGAAGTTATTCGGGCAAAGTGAAAATATTGAGTCCTTATGGCAGACATCCTTAACTGAACTGCCGCAAAGTTCAAAAGCCGTGATCATGGGTATTGCCTCAGATTGTGGCGGCGGTATCTTACGTGGCGCCAACTGGGGACCTTTGTTCCTGCGCAATACCTTATTAAACAAATATCCAGAGTTATCCGCCTTTGATATGGGGGATATCCGGGTGATCCCTCACCTGCTCCATGACAAATATTTAAATGAAGCCACCATAGCCAACTGCCGCAAGGCCCTGTATCAGGACGAAAACAGCCCTTATGCCGTCAGCCCTTTATCCCTGACGGAAGATGTGCTGCATGATTTCTACCAGACCTTCCCTGACAAGGGCATCTTTGGCATCGGCGGCGACCACTCCATCAGCTATCCACTCACCAAAGCTTACCTGCAGGCGAAAAAAGCCCAGGGCAAACGTGCGGCGATTATCCATTTTGACGCCCATACCGATCTGCTGGTGGAGCGCCTGGGTATAGATTTATGCTTCGGCTCCTGGTGTACCCATATCCTGGATGACCTGCATGCCAACCACCACCTGATACAAGTAGGCATACGTTCAAGCGGCAAGCCTAAATCCCACTGGGAAGACACCTTCGGCGTAAAACAGCACTGGGCCCATGAAGTGCGTGAATTTGGTGTCGATAAGGTACTCAGCAATATAATGGCCCAGCTTGAAGGGGAGAATATCGACGAGCTGTATGTCAGCTTTGATATCGATGCCCTAGACGACAGCGTCGCTTCCGCCACAGGTACCCCTGAACCGGACGGCCTGTATCTGGAAGAAGCCATGAAAATCCTGAAAAGCCTGGCGGCGGTTTATCCCATTACCGGCGGCGACATGATGGAAATAGCTCCTTTCACCGACAGCTCGGGGTCCGGGGCGGTCAGCGCCGAGAAAACCCTGGCGGCAGGCGCAGAAATTTCGGCGTTTTTACTGGAAGAAATTGCCAAGTAA
- a CDS encoding Ig-like domain-containing protein, producing the protein MKLHQCISCFALFIILVGCGGGSLSDDGGGGEETPDDEITISLVISNEMVSEQSPATITATVKQGNTLLAGKLVTFTLDNADLAFFNPEIGTANTQSNGEATIILNAGETAGAGQVTATVEEVDPANISFTSQGDGNTGGLPDLADISLFASSQQIASSGAQSITLTAIAKDTNNNLLDNVNVTFTADSGQVEVLNALTGADGQATATLKTDNEPTNRVITTTASSNFISDTVSVQVVGTTVSLTGSSSLAINDDNSYIIKVLDSDGNGISNTQVNLSLTNVSTETPAGAVASLTLADSVTTDFTGQTTVVVTGTSGGTNTIVASALGASVSQEVAVQSDSFLFTGFDNGNGTNVDPSDVPAVTIPDVLLSDTATLSLTWLRSGVAVADGTQVNFTTTRGSLATTSATTNNGLVTATLTADNAGKALVTFTGTDGDIILNNQLEFEFIAETVDTIVAQALPKSVGPSGQTSTISVVVKDANGNLVKNKDIDFTLTDTNGGTIFPASAVTDSNGSASTIYTSNTVSAQDGVSVQASVRDDPTKTDTVTLTVADRELFIAVGTGNDVIEHDSTSYNKQYSVFVTDVDSNPVANVNLTVSAIPNNFYKGRWWARYDGDEFLFWEAGGQEEFADPNVKFECANEDLNLDGILDPGEDTNGNGFLTPGNVVAAQGEVTTDSQGSALIDILYPQSFAQWVDIRLILSTQVNGTESATQTIFTLPVLASDVLNEDIPPPTSSVGLESPFGRMADCTNID; encoded by the coding sequence ATGAAACTGCATCAATGTATTAGCTGTTTTGCGTTATTCATTATCTTGGTTGGCTGCGGTGGGGGCAGCTTAAGTGATGACGGCGGAGGAGGCGAGGAAACTCCGGATGATGAAATCACCATAAGCCTGGTCATTTCCAACGAGATGGTTTCCGAGCAAAGTCCGGCGACCATTACCGCCACCGTCAAACAGGGCAATACCCTTTTAGCCGGAAAACTTGTGACCTTTACCCTGGATAATGCTGACCTGGCCTTTTTTAATCCGGAAATCGGCACCGCCAATACCCAGTCTAACGGTGAAGCCACCATAATATTAAATGCCGGTGAAACCGCGGGAGCTGGCCAGGTTACCGCCACCGTAGAAGAGGTGGACCCAGCTAACATCAGTTTTACCAGCCAGGGAGACGGCAATACCGGCGGCCTGCCGGATCTGGCCGACATCAGTTTATTTGCCAGCAGCCAGCAAATTGCCTCCAGCGGCGCGCAAAGCATCACCTTAACCGCTATCGCCAAAGACACCAATAATAACCTGCTGGATAATGTCAATGTGACCTTTACCGCAGATTCCGGGCAAGTTGAGGTACTTAATGCCCTGACAGGAGCAGACGGCCAGGCAACTGCAACCCTGAAAACCGATAATGAGCCTACTAACCGGGTTATTACCACCACCGCCAGCAGTAACTTTATTAGCGATACCGTCAGTGTACAGGTGGTGGGTACGACCGTTAGCTTAACCGGCTCATCTTCCCTGGCCATCAATGACGACAATAGCTACATCATTAAAGTACTGGACTCTGACGGCAATGGTATTTCCAATACCCAGGTCAACCTTTCCCTGACCAATGTCTCGACGGAAACGCCTGCCGGGGCCGTGGCAAGCTTGACCCTGGCCGATTCGGTTACAACAGACTTTACCGGGCAAACCACAGTAGTTGTTACCGGTACATCCGGCGGTACCAATACCATAGTTGCCAGCGCCCTGGGAGCAAGTGTCAGCCAGGAGGTGGCGGTGCAGAGCGATTCTTTCCTGTTTACCGGGTTTGATAACGGCAACGGCACCAATGTGGATCCCTCGGATGTGCCTGCGGTAACTATTCCCGATGTGTTACTGTCTGATACTGCGACCCTGAGCCTGACCTGGTTGCGTTCAGGAGTTGCCGTGGCCGACGGTACCCAAGTTAATTTTACCACCACCCGAGGCAGCCTGGCGACAACATCGGCGACAACAAACAATGGCCTGGTAACAGCGACCTTGACCGCAGATAATGCCGGTAAAGCCCTGGTGACTTTTACCGGCACCGACGGCGATATTATTTTAAATAATCAGCTGGAGTTCGAATTTATCGCCGAAACCGTCGATACCATAGTTGCCCAGGCGTTGCCCAAGTCGGTGGGACCGAGCGGGCAAACTTCAACCATTTCCGTGGTGGTGAAAGATGCCAATGGTAACCTGGTGAAAAATAAAGATATCGACTTTACCCTTACCGATACCAATGGCGGCACTATTTTTCCTGCCAGTGCCGTGACCGACAGTAACGGCAGTGCTTCCACTATTTATACTTCCAATACCGTATCGGCACAGGATGGTGTTTCGGTGCAGGCGAGCGTGCGTGACGATCCGACAAAAACCGATACCGTGACTTTAACCGTGGCGGACCGGGAATTATTTATTGCCGTCGGCACCGGTAACGACGTGATAGAGCACGACAGCACCAGCTATAACAAGCAATATTCGGTATTTGTAACCGATGTTGACTCCAATCCGGTGGCAAATGTTAATTTGACCGTGTCGGCTATCCCCAATAATTTTTATAAAGGCCGCTGGTGGGCCAGGTATGACGGGGATGAATTTCTTTTCTGGGAGGCCGGCGGACAGGAGGAGTTCGCCGATCCGAATGTCAAGTTTGAGTGCGCCAATGAAGACTTGAATTTGGACGGGATTCTGGATCCGGGAGAAGATACCAACGGTAACGGCTTTTTAACCCCGGGTAATGTGGTTGCCGCCCAGGGAGAGGTTACCACCGACAGTCAGGGCAGTGCGTTAATTGATATCCTGTACCCGCAAAGCTTTGCCCAGTGGGTAGATATCAGACTTATTCTGTCAACCCAGGTGAACGGCACTGAAAGTGCGACCCAGACGATTTTCACCTTGCCTGTGTTGGCTTCAGACGTGTTAAACGAGGATATACCACCGCCGACGTCAAGCGTGGGTCTGGAGAGTCCTTTTGGCAGAATGGCAGACTGTACTAATATAGATTAA
- a CDS encoding dicarboxylate/amino acid:cation symporter, with translation MKHTNLTTRIVIAMVAGIFVGALLQALMPNGSDFVIPLYLFDFSVRGFFVDGVFEVIGQIFVASLRMLVVPLVFVSLICGTCSLKDTSKLGRIGGKAIGLYLMTTAIAISFAMSLALFVSPGEGVNMATETTFASKEAPTLTQVLINMFPSNPFASFAQGNMLQVIVFALLFGIAIALSGEAGERVAKIFTDMNEVIMRLVGILMNLAPYGVFCLLAGLFTDLSLSTFENLLKYFLVVFFALLVHGLVTYPVILKAITGLNPLVFLKKMRNTIAFAFSTSSSNATIPVTLETATKKMGVKNSIASFTVPLGATINMDGTAIMQGVATVFIAQVFNVDLSITDFLMVILTATLASIGTAGVPGVGLIMLAMVLEQVGLPVEGIGLIIGVDRLLDMTRTAVNVTGDSMVTIIVGKTEGEFDREIYQDDKAGSRIEEIDFHHLKEQ, from the coding sequence GTGAAACATACAAATTTAACCACTCGTATCGTCATTGCTATGGTCGCCGGGATTTTCGTCGGCGCCTTATTGCAAGCCTTAATGCCAAACGGCTCCGACTTTGTTATTCCCCTTTATTTATTTGATTTTTCCGTCAGGGGATTTTTCGTTGACGGCGTTTTTGAGGTCATAGGCCAAATCTTCGTCGCCAGTTTACGTATGCTGGTGGTGCCTCTGGTATTCGTTTCCCTGATCTGCGGCACCTGCTCCCTTAAAGACACCAGCAAACTGGGACGCATCGGCGGCAAGGCCATAGGTTTGTACCTGATGACCACCGCCATCGCCATCAGCTTTGCCATGTCGCTGGCGTTATTTGTCAGCCCGGGTGAAGGGGTCAATATGGCTACAGAAACCACCTTCGCCAGTAAGGAAGCCCCTACCCTGACCCAAGTGCTGATCAACATGTTCCCCAGCAACCCTTTTGCCTCTTTTGCCCAGGGTAATATGTTACAGGTGATCGTTTTTGCCCTGCTTTTTGGTATCGCCATTGCCCTGTCCGGTGAGGCGGGAGAGCGGGTTGCAAAAATCTTCACCGATATGAACGAAGTGATCATGCGCCTGGTAGGCATTTTGATGAATCTGGCCCCTTATGGCGTATTTTGTCTGTTGGCGGGTTTATTTACCGATCTGTCATTAAGTACCTTCGAGAACCTGCTGAAATATTTCCTGGTGGTGTTTTTTGCCTTGCTGGTACACGGCCTGGTTACCTATCCGGTGATTTTAAAAGCGATCACCGGCCTGAACCCTTTGGTATTTCTGAAAAAAATGCGAAATACCATAGCATTCGCCTTTTCCACCTCCAGCAGTAATGCCACCATACCGGTAACACTGGAAACCGCCACCAAAAAAATGGGGGTAAAAAACTCCATCGCTTCCTTTACTGTGCCTTTGGGGGCCACCATCAATATGGACGGCACCGCCATTATGCAAGGGGTTGCCACCGTTTTTATCGCCCAGGTCTTTAATGTTGACTTAAGCATCACAGATTTCCTTATGGTGATCCTCACCGCCACCCTGGCTTCTATCGGTACCGCCGGCGTCCCCGGGGTTGGCCTGATTATGCTGGCCATGGTGCTTGAACAGGTGGGCTTACCGGTAGAAGGTATTGGCCTTATCATAGGCGTTGACCGCCTGCTGGATATGACACGCACCGCGGTTAATGTGACCGGCGACAGCATGGTGACCATAATAGTAGGTAAAACCGAAGGTGAGTTCGACCGTGAAATCTATCAGGACGATAAGGCCGGCAGCCGGATCGAAGAAATCGACTTCCACCATTTAAAAGAGCAGTAG
- a CDS encoding IS1595 family transposase, giving the protein MNPAQFNQLITDTKYLTDKQARYLEKLLQGDDPIKHIIDELEQRMVDKPECPHCHSTLINRHGKVDEMQRYRCKNCTKTFMATTGTPFARLRHKELWLDYLRCMLASKVLRDSAAECGINLKTAFRWRHRFLKIPATLKAKKLEGIIEADETLFAYSEKGSRQLSRRPRKRGMKASKPGRSAQDWVPVLTVRDRGQHTFEVVLPHVTIESLTRQLKGKVQKDSVLCSDGYKPYIKFCVKNDLIHKRLDVSAGIRVLDQVFHIQNVNAYHSRLKSWMGRFHGVATKYLENYLGWFRYLDAEENLNENRLFRTEQHLIGT; this is encoded by the coding sequence ATGAATCCAGCACAATTTAATCAGCTCATAACCGATACGAAGTATCTGACAGATAAACAGGCCAGATATCTCGAAAAGTTGCTCCAGGGAGACGACCCAATCAAGCACATCATTGATGAGCTTGAACAGCGCATGGTTGATAAACCAGAATGCCCTCATTGCCATAGCACCTTAATAAACCGCCATGGCAAGGTTGATGAAATGCAACGTTATCGTTGTAAAAATTGCACTAAAACCTTTATGGCGACAACAGGTACACCTTTTGCCAGACTACGCCATAAGGAGCTCTGGTTAGATTATCTACGTTGTATGTTGGCGAGTAAAGTCTTACGCGATAGCGCAGCGGAATGTGGCATTAACTTAAAAACGGCTTTTCGCTGGCGGCACCGATTTTTAAAGATACCAGCCACATTAAAAGCAAAGAAGTTAGAAGGGATAATTGAAGCCGATGAGACGTTGTTTGCTTACTCGGAAAAAGGAAGCAGACAATTATCCCGCAGGCCAAGAAAAAGAGGCATGAAAGCAAGTAAACCCGGGCGCTCAGCACAAGACTGGGTGCCGGTGTTGACGGTAAGAGACCGCGGGCAACACACTTTTGAAGTGGTGCTGCCTCACGTGACGATAGAGAGCTTAACGCGGCAGTTAAAGGGTAAAGTGCAAAAAGATAGCGTTTTATGTAGTGACGGTTATAAGCCTTACATCAAGTTTTGTGTGAAAAATGATTTGATTCACAAGCGCTTAGATGTCTCAGCAGGCATAAGAGTCCTTGATCAAGTTTTCCATATCCAGAATGTGAATGCTTATCACAGCAGGCTTAAATCTTGGATGGGGCGTTTTCACGGTGTGGCGACCAAATATCTTGAAAATTATCTGGGCTGGTTCAGGTATTTGGATGCGGAAGAAAATTTGAATGAAAACAGGCTATTTCGCACTGAACAACACTTAATAGGAACATAG